In Methanonatronarchaeum sp. AMET-Sl, one genomic interval encodes:
- a CDS encoding cation acetate symporter — translation MNIVALTIVLALVTITIGVAWYSRRWTRTTSEFYVAGQKISWVQNALALTGDYLSAASFLGVTGAIAILGIDRTWDAIGYFGGYIVLLALLAVPLRKVGKFTASEILTTRFRASKTVRTSAMIGSTVISSFYIVPQLVGAGALMQILLGWDYVISVLIIGVIVITYVVMGGMRATTYNAVIQAIVLWFAMLIILLLTVVLFFDYNPLNIIDSVSGLVPPEVAAGMISDGAALEGNYYEVIEEVTNRLTGGETALVPGAFAPDWMNLFALAIGLAFGTAGLPHVLKRYYTVDKPKDARTSTIGVLFSIGTFYIMAIFAGLAAMVLLYPDLIGYFQAGEDSIAQNMAIPLLAELVGGDVLLGIAIGGAFCAILSTIAGLLMTIGTTLTHDYYMELIEPNASEKKEVFVAKLSIIATGIVAVLIALSLGDQNVSFLVTLAFGIAASVFFPVLFMSVWWKKYTRQGAIATMATGLIISVIFVVAHLIGMTSVLGLPVLINPALYSLPGALIAGIVVSLLTDDVGDVDRFMALAHRKEE, via the coding sequence ATGAACATAGTTGCCTTAACCATTGTTCTAGCACTTGTAACCATAACAATCGGAGTGGCTTGGTACAGCCGTCGTTGGACAAGAACAACATCAGAGTTTTACGTAGCAGGACAAAAAATATCTTGGGTTCAAAACGCCTTAGCATTAACCGGAGATTACCTAAGCGCCGCAAGCTTTCTTGGAGTCACCGGAGCCATAGCTATACTAGGAATAGACCGTACATGGGATGCAATAGGATACTTCGGAGGATACATCGTTCTCCTCGCACTACTAGCAGTTCCACTAAGAAAAGTTGGAAAATTCACTGCCTCCGAAATACTTACAACCAGATTCCGAGCAAGCAAAACAGTACGTACAAGCGCAATGATAGGAAGCACGGTAATATCCTCATTTTACATAGTACCCCAACTAGTAGGCGCCGGAGCCCTAATGCAGATACTACTAGGATGGGATTACGTCATTTCAGTACTCATAATCGGAGTAATAGTAATAACATACGTAGTTATGGGTGGAATGCGAGCAACAACCTACAACGCAGTTATACAAGCTATCGTACTCTGGTTCGCAATGCTAATAATCCTATTACTAACAGTAGTACTCTTCTTCGACTACAACCCACTTAACATCATAGATTCAGTAAGTGGTTTAGTACCTCCTGAAGTAGCTGCAGGAATGATATCAGATGGAGCAGCATTAGAAGGAAACTATTACGAAGTAATCGAAGAAGTTACAAACCGACTAACCGGAGGAGAAACAGCACTAGTACCAGGTGCGTTCGCTCCTGACTGGATGAACCTATTCGCACTAGCAATCGGACTTGCATTCGGAACAGCCGGACTACCACACGTCCTAAAAAGATATTACACAGTTGACAAACCAAAAGACGCAAGAACAAGCACAATAGGAGTCTTATTCTCCATAGGGACCTTCTATATAATGGCAATATTCGCTGGACTCGCCGCAATGGTACTACTCTATCCCGACTTAATAGGATACTTCCAAGCCGGAGAAGACTCAATAGCACAAAACATGGCCATACCATTACTAGCTGAATTAGTTGGAGGAGATGTCTTACTAGGTATCGCTATAGGTGGAGCTTTCTGTGCTATACTAAGTACAATTGCAGGCCTCCTAATGACCATTGGAACTACGTTAACCCACGACTACTACATGGAGCTCATAGAGCCAAACGCAAGTGAGAAAAAAGAGGTATTCGTAGCAAAACTATCCATAATCGCAACCGGAATAGTAGCGGTACTCATAGCCCTCTCATTAGGTGACCAAAACGTCAGCTTCCTCGTAACACTAGCCTTCGGTATAGCAGCAAGCGTATTCTTCCCAGTCCTATTCATGTCAGTATGGTGGAAAAAATACACACGACAAGGAGCAATTGCAACAATGGCAACAGGACTTATAATCTCCGTTATATTCGTTGTTGCCCACCTAATAGGTATGACAAGCGTGCTTGGCCTACCAGTCCTCATAAACCCAGCGTTATACAGCCTACCCGGCGCCTTAATAGCCGGAATAGTTGTAAGCCTACTAAC